The region CACCCAGCACAGACACAAATATCTCCACAATTCTTAACAATCATCCAGCACAGACACAAATATCTCCACAATTCTTAACAATCACCCAGCACAGACACAAATATCTCCACAATTCTTAACAATCATCCAGCACAGACACAAATATCTCCACAATTCTTAACAATCATCCAGCACAGACACAAATATCTCCACAATTCTTAACAATCATCCAGCACAGACACAAATATCTCCACAATTCTTAACAATCATCCAGCACAGACACAAATATCTCCACAATTCTTAACAATCATCCAGCACAGACACAAATATCTCCAAAATTCACGTCGGGACTTTAAATCTAGGTCTCAATCAACATCACTAAGTGAGACAGACACTGGAACACTGGATAAAGACAGGGATATGAGAAGTCCCATCTGCTGTAAATGTCCCCATATTTGTCATGTTCTACAGCAATGGAAGTCATGATTGGTGATGTGGAAGAGGAGAACTAGTCCACTGATCAGCCATGATCAGACCAACAATGCGTTCCTGGTACTGAACAGATAAATGTAGACAGGGCCTGTGGGTGTGCAAAGTGAGCTCCTGCACAGCTGCTCTCCCGAACGCTCTCTGCTGAAGTCTCAGTGTTGGTCTAGCACAGCACTGGCCTTCTAGGCAGCAATGTTAACCGCTAAGCACCATCTTCTCcaatttttatttctgctttgccCACTCAAACTTATGATACACATTCTCTTCACCCAATCAAGTGGGGTCTGATATTTTATAGAACACACAATTCGGTTTTAAAACAAGAGCGACTGTCAATACAATGAACTGGGCAACACACACTGATCTGAGACAAACCTAGAAGGGCTTCTGTCTATTACCTGCACTGTTTTAACACCCACATTCATGTTTTAAGCTTATTTCTTGCTAATCTGAATAATGcaggtctttgtttcttttctcctagtACTTTGTAGCAATAGgattttaattagttaaaaatttaattttaattttattttaatagttataGTTAAAATGGAACCTTGACAAAAACCTTAAACTCCTGAAATCAAGAAGGTCAGTGAGCAGAGAAAGCCACGGCTTATTAGATGTCAGCAGGCCTGCCAGCATTTCCACAATGAGTAGCGAGCAGACTGGCGAAGGAGGCTTTACCAAGTCTACCCCACAGTAAGCCACCGATGAGATCCATCAACAGCATAACAGCACCTAAAGAGACCTCCCTCCACCAAAGCCACACAAGAGTGATGACACTCGAGGCTACTGCTCAATTAGGGGAGGTCCGGGCCCCAGAAGCAACACTGACTGTCCCAGTGAGTGGACTGGCCTGGTCTCAAGACTGAATTCAACTAACACTGAATTATTATATCCGCTTGCTTAGTTCTTGAATAAGCGAAGGTTCattcatgtattcatatatatgtttatatatattcaatacacaaaaggaaaagaagagaagacttAGGTGGATAGCCACTTCAGGAGGCAAGTTAGGTGCTTACATTTCAGACATTTAATCTTCAAAGAACTACTCACCTTGGAACTGAATCtacagaggatgaggaggggaccTTGGAAACTTGACAGTTTGCTGCAGCAGCCAGCTTTAAGGCAGATGGCGGAACAGCACTTAAAGTCCTAGGTATATGCCGTGCGTTTATTGGGGCGATAGAGTTGACAGTGGGGACAGATGAGGGGACAGTTAATCGGATGTTGTTCCCAAACAGAACCTGAGTTGTTGCAGAGTTGGCAGCAGTTACTTGGTGACTCAGTGCGCTGTGGGAACCCGAAGTCTGTGTAATATTTGAAGGCTGTAACAAGGTTGAACCTGCGGTCGAAGGACTCGTATGTACAAGCGCCGTTGGTGTAGTGCTGCTGAGGTGTAAGCCCTTGTATACTCCTAGGGAGAGGAAGCAAGCATGTAAACACTGCACTCTGCGGCTAAATCACAATGTGtacaaacatgtatgcatatgaatataaCTGGGTCTTTCTCCTCACCTGAGGCGGGAAGGACGCCATTCACCCCAATCCCAAGCACCACATCATCCTTCATCTTGAATCCCATCAGCTGTTCTGACGTCATTAAAGCAGAAGCAGCGAACTGTGCACTGGCAGAATCCAATGTCTTAGAAACAAAACcctgaaaggaaaacacaaaggtcATCAGTGTAATTGTCTTGAAGTATCAGTCAGTACCACAGGTGACCAAAGTCGGTCGGCCTCACTACACAGAGTCACCACAGTCGGTAGCCTTACTATACAGAGTCACTAGGGTCCGTCAGCATCACTACACAGGTCACCAGAGTCAGTCAGCATCACTACACAGGTCACCAGAGTCGGTCAGCGCCACTACACAAGTCACCAGAGTCAGTCAGCATCACTACACAGGTCACCAGGGTCAGTCAGCGTCACTACACAGGTCACCAGGGTCAGTCAGCGTCACTACACAGGTCACCAGGGTCAGGCAGCATCACTACATAGGTCACCAGGGTCAGTCAGCATCACTACACAGGTCACCAGGGTCAGTCAGCATCACTACACAGGTCACCAGAGTCAGTCAGCGTCACTACACAGGTCACCAGGGTCAGTCAGCATCATTACACAGGTCACCAGAGTCAGTCAGCATCACTACACAGGTCACCAGAATCAGCTTCACAGCTCTAaaagcagcaaaccaatgaaatCTACTTCATTTTCATAGCTATAGTTAACTGTCTAACTTAAAGGTTtacacattttgatcttcctatGATAATACAGAATATATACAAAGCAATTACAAAAATAAGCCTATTAGTGCAGGATACAACAGCAGCAGAAAGTTTCAATTTTCTCAGGTAGTTCAGTCCTGGACAAATCCATTAAGGCAAATACGTaacttctttcatttcatttccaaaCACCATTCTTCCTACCCACCCTCAGTGCTAATATCCACCCACTGTCCACCCAGAGGCACCTTTCAATAGTGAGACAACCAtcccttcattaaaaaaagatctgACATcataacttaaaaatgaaaaggcctctcgcattttcaaaaatgaaatttccTTTAAGATGCTTGGAAGGACTCAGTTCTCAGCCGTTCAGCCCCAAGTCTATCTATACAGCAAGTATCTTTCCATACTTAAGAGCAGAACAGATGGTTTTGGGTTAATTCTGGAACTGGAACATCAGCTGCATGGGGCTTTACGATGAGGACAGTACATTACAGACCCGTCAGAATGAAGCAACTTTACACTTAGAGAGCTACGTTCTTAAGTTACTCTGTATAACAGCAGCAGAGGGAACGGCTTCCATACTCACCTGGAGTGTTCTTTCTAAGCCCTGTACATTCAGGCCAGAGCCACGTGTCTGCTGGTTAGATGCAAGGTTCTATGACAACCCTTGGTAATGAGAGATGAACTCTGGTGGGAAACAATGAGGGATAATCATAAGACACACAAGCCCCTCACCTGTGGAGCGGCGGTGGAGGAACTGCTATTTGCTTGCTGCTGCTGAGTTTGcgcaagctgctgctgctgcatgagTGCCagttgctgctggtgctgctggtacTGCTCGGCTGTAAATGCTGAACATAAAACAAGGAGACGGTTCACAAAGATGCAGACACCACAGACACCTTACAACACTACAAAAGTCCAGCATAAGAAAAAGGTGTTTTTGTGCAAAGTGGAGGCATTTGGATAGAAATGATGCTGCTAGAGATCATTCCAGACAGAAACCAGCATCTTCTGCCACATCTAACCAGAGTGGCTTCAACTTCAAGAAAAACCACTGCTTTTCTCAGCTGTGTGTGACACTGTGCTGGACAGCACAGAAAGTGCTTGGGCTCTCAGTCCACGAGCTTGGAGATGCCCTTTGCACTGCGCATGAGGAGAAACCTGGTAACCAGCATTCCGCTTCTATTTTGTCCAGATCGCCATGCCAAGGCTCGGGCCGTCCCAACAGCTGTGTACAAACACTAAAGTCTACATAGCTTCTTATTCCAGTCATTATAAAACTTTCCTCTACATAAAAAGTAAATCCAATAGTTTAATACTTAAACAGGAGAACTCATCTTTCAAGtttaacaggaagaaaagaagtccCAGGGTTAAGGTTAATGAACTTTCCCCACCCAGTTAACCCACCTGGACAAAATCCAGTCAATAAGAACGGAGTAATGCTGATTACTGTACAGAGTGAAGCCTGAGGACAGACACTGTGTTATGCTACTTATGTGTGTCTATGGAGAGCTCAGTtctaaaaaagacaaacaaaaaaatgttcatttattaCCCCCAAAAGTGTGTgcaactttaaaaaggaaacctgtttctttattcttttcctttgtcaatttgaaaagaaaggggggaaggggaagaaaaaagaaagcaatatcACAGCCACCTGACAGTGAAGGCTTCTTACAGAGACCTTTCCTGTCTGAGTAAAAGTTacttaaaaagcaagcaagcaaacaaacgaaaaaaccaaaacccccaaacaaacaaaaccaaaaaaacacaactcaaaacaaacaaaaaaacccaacccccccaaaccccaagcaaccccccccccaaaaaaaaccccacaactcAAAACAACAGAGTTTAGCCATACCCGGTACCAGAGCACCTATTACCAACACTCCTTGTGCTTCAGCCCGCCGTTCTCAAACATGCCCACCTGACTGCCTAGAAGCGCTCTGCTAGTTGAAATGTCATCACCCCATCAAGTGTTCTGAATTTCACTTGTAACCTGGGAGGAACTTTACTAAGCTCCAGGGTCCCAGGTCTGCCTGGTACCACCAGACAGCAGCACTTCTACCACATACTGTATGTGCCCAGAAGACCGCTAGGCTATCGGCACCTTCACACGTTCTTGAACTGAACTAAGTTCATGGCCCACATGGGCAAAAAAAGTACTTCTCCCTGGGAAAATACTCCTACCGATTCTCTTACTTTTTGTGTTACAGTTCCATTTAATTGGTATCTAACTTGTAAGTCTTTCCTACCATTTGTAATCTAAAGATCTAATTCTGTGGGGAGACTTACTGGTATTAggtaattcatttttttttttctggaagggtCAGGGCATTTCATACCTAGGAAAATGATGTTTCAGCCATTGCTGATGACCTCTCATGAGTGAAGGTAAACAGATGCTCATAGATAGCAATGTTATTTCCCTGCAAAATTTCTTTTGTAAGTATTTGGTGTATGTGTACTTCAGTTAAACATTTAGTGGTAAGTAAACTGGGACTCAACTGTGAATAGACTTTCAAATACTTCTGCCCTAGTTAaactttccctcagtttctgccaatccccctttttaaaaaatagatttacttattttatggttatgagtacactgtagctgtcctcagacacaccagaagagggcaccagatcccattacagatggttgtgagccaccatgtggttgctgggaattgaactcgggacctctggaagagcagtcagtgctcttaaccgctgagccatgtctaCTTTTTAACATCTGTCTCTTGCCAGTGCAGGTGCAGAGATAAAGAAACAACACTTAACCCCCGAGCCAGTCAGCTCAGCATCTCATCACTGCGTTTTAGATGCTGCTGCTCTATCTAGAGTCTAGTTGTAACATCTGGTCTGGATGTTTCTGGTAAATGATCTGTAATTAAAACAGCAACAGAGGCTGGCAGTGAGAAATAAAAGCACAGCACAACAGCGTCCTCAGAAGAGCGTGCCACCTGCTGTGGTTCAGTATCTCCATGCCAATGTGACAGGACTCAATTTAGGTGGCTGCCAAgtcctctcagctccttctcagaAATAAAACTGCAATCTGTATGAAGGTAAGGTAGTACATGTGGATAATGAAACAGGAACTGGATTTTATATTCTTATTCTGTCATAGAGACTGCAGAAGCATTCaaggtccctgatccactctaACTCTAAGGTCCAACCAAATGTTTCATGAGATAAATGAAAGCAGCCATACTTTCTCAAATGTCTGCTAACGAACTGGGGCATCAAGGCAGGAGTCTTCAGCTATACATCTTCAGATAAAATGGAAGTCAAATTTAACTCTCAAACAGTGGGCAGAACCAACTAAAGCAAATCTAGAATCACAACTGCTTTGCAGAACCAAAAGAGCAGCGGTGGTCAACGAGACCATCACACCTGATGCCGTCCTGTAACCTCACACTGGACATGAGGCTGAGGGCCTGGGGAAAAACACGGAAGGTGAACAAGCACCACCAGTAGTGAGACTTCACGGTTAGAACAGAAAGGCAAGAGCGTTGAACTGGGGAAGGAAACGAGGCTATCTCTGGTGAACAGTTTGACTCGATCCCATGAGAAAACTGAGCTGCAGGAGGCTGCTTGTGGTAGTGTATAGATAAGCTCTCTGAGCAAGCTCGTTCCATGCAGAATAATTTGATCGATTCCATTTCCTCCCATCAGAAATAGATTATGATGAAACTACCAGGTTTTTAGGAGTCTCTAGCTAACTTTGGGTTAAGACTCTGTAAAGCAAACCAACTCCAAGAATGGGGAAATGCTGTCTTCCAGTACCTGGAATTGTCTAAGGCCCAATAGGCACACCCCTGACACTGCAGCAAGATACCTAAGTGGGAAGGGAGACACGAATCAGCAAGAAATGAaccatttatatttcattaaaaacaaaacccacaaacttgttttaaaacaacTCTGAATCAGTATTTTCTAATTCTAAGAGGCTGACCCAAAAGGTAATGAAAACAagagctggggatatggctcagtggtacagcgcttacCTAGGGTGCAGGAGACCCTAGATCGAATCCTCAGCcactcaaaaccaaataaaaagccCAAACAAAATAACTACGATGTGAAATGGTCTGGTTACTAAAGTAGGATCTCTGCAGTAGGGAACTGAAATCAAAAAGCTTCCCAGTCTCTATCAACCAACAAAAACCCAACTTGAAAACCAAGGTGTGTTGTAATTCAACTGACAGCAAGCCGTGTCACAGCTGAGTGCGCCTTGCTAGTGACATTTCACTATCACAGTGCTACTCTGGACGTGACGCTCCTGCAACATTTACATCCACCTGCTGAACTCACAGTGCACCACACACAAGGTgccgtgtgtgtggggggaggccACCTTCCTCAAAGACTCTGGATTTGAAAGTCCTTGAGGTAAGCTTAGGGTCCCATAGACTGACACAAGGAACAAGAACCACTGCACAAGACTGCAGGCCTGCCTTTCCATGCAAGATCAGGCCAAACACACGGATTCTGCCGGTAGAGCTTCTGTTGCTCAAACACAAAGAGGGCTGGAACAGACAGAGTTTAGAAAAACAACTTACAATGATGCTGATTTCAATTTCCCTGGACGCTAAGAGGCTTTTACTGTTGTAGGAGTTTTAGTCTTTCTGAATCAtctacacactcatacatatatcctttcccctgtctgtctgtctgtctgtctctgtgtgcgtgtctctcttgctctctgagagagacagagtgagtgtGCATCAGGAGGAcaaagaacaacttgtgggagtggaGTCTTTCCTTCCACCTGAGGGTTCTGGGGACAGAACTGGGGCAGCAGGCTTGGTGGTTCATAGCCTTCACCTACTGAGTCACTGCTAGACCCTTGTCTAGCAATTTGATATCACTCCAATTTCAAATGCACAAAATAGATGGATGCTCAACCACTGACCAAACAGTAAGAAGGTGCTAGTACAGCTTGATAAAAGCCTAGAAAAGTATTGAAAACAGTCCAAATCATGCATTAACTGATGATCACTAAAAACAATGTATCCTATCCCGAAGCAGACCTAGCCCTAGAAATTCTAAACCCCTATCACCAAGTTTTCCCAAGAGCTCCCTCTGATACACAGAAGGGGATACAGCAGTCAAGACACGTCCTCGGAGGCTACCCAACACCCTATTCAGGACACGCTCCATGGGTGCACAGCTGTGAAATGGCCAATGAACAGCAAGCTGAAGGGACCCTGAGCTGTACAACTGCATACTCTTCAAAGAAATGAGTACACTCCTGGTATACACTTCAGTTGGAATTCTCTATTCAAAATGTGGATATAGCTCACTAAGAGCTACTTAGAAAAGAGCCTGGTGGGGCAGTGTATCACTTGTATCAATTTCAATATCTGAGTCAGTAATTGAATAATCAGAAGTGGTTAAATTTGAGGCCCTATATTTGGCCTACACTATGGGCCAAACTGACACCTATCCATCTGACGGGATGGCTGAATCAGCACGGCTAAGGTCTAGCCTGCAGATGCTTGCGGAGAGGATGTGGCTGAAACTCATGAGACCCTCAGCAGACCTAGAATAGCTGGAttgtcttttctgtcttcagGGGCTGTTAGCAGAACTCACTTATGTTAAATTCACACATGACATAATTTAGAGAGCCTCATGACCTCATGAATATTCCCAAGCATGAAAACAGCATAACTCTACTGTAAGCTCTTATTTTCTAAGTATATGTgaaaataaagacagcatttaaaaagGTCTGACTGTCAAAAAAAATGATGAGGAAGAAAAGTTACATAATTATGAGAGGCTTTTTTCAGCTACCTTTTGCTAATGTCTACCTTTTAATGATGTttgagaaacaaaacagcaaagttTGCAACTGGCACTGACATGCTTCTGTAAGTCACGCCGGCATACCATGTTACGTAAACTGAAATGAAATCTGGAGGTCTGTCCTGGTCTATAGTGTTTCCACTTTAGGAGTGACAGGATGTGGTTGATAGAACATGGCTACTTTCtccataaaaatctcaaaaaaacccTCAtatatctccaaaaatatttgggGGGAACCGATTAGGAGTCTCCACTTTTGAATTCCCCATACCCGTGCATAGCTAACTAAGGCTCCAATCAGCCAGCTCGTCAGCCTGGCTTTCAGGAcagaaaaacagtaataaaactaGTGGAATTACAATCACTAAAGTCCCAGAAACTATAGATTTTTTGACAATTGATTTTCAAGTTTGGTCAGATCACAGAACTACTTTTTTTTGTAACTAACAAGTAAATTAGTTTATGGAGCATTTCCTCTGAAGATGTCAGCAAATTCTTATGCGTAGAAAACACTTTAATTGTAACCTAATTAGGTAATTAGGGAAACAATCCTCTTCTTAATCTGTATTAAAATCATCCTAAAAGAACTTTaatgaaatgatttaaaaacatttcaagcgtaagctaggcatggtggtacatgtatGTCTTTAGTCTCTGCACTCAGGAGGtcgagcaggcagatctccacgagtacaaggccagcctggcctacaaagtggCCAGgacagtgaaaccctgtttcagaataATCACCAAAACaactaccaccaacaaaaaacctcaaaactATCTCTTCACTTATTGTATGTATtgatgtgtacatgcacacaggccaCAGCACACGCACCGAGGCCAGAAACAGACTGAAGGAGTGGGACCCTtcccttctactgtgtgggtcttggggactgagctcaggctGTGAGGCTGAGCCATGTTGACAGTGAGCTTTTATAATTTATACAACTCAGATAATGTGGACTACTCAAGTGGTCTAAAAAAGAAAGTCACAGGACATTGCATTGTTCCCAGTGTTTTATTCACACTATACAACAAAGTAGGgattatctttaaaatatctacAAACTATTAGAAGTCAGCTTCTCTGGTATTTATTCTGAACGACTGCCAGTGTAAGTTTATGTCTAACTACTGACTAGTGGCCTCTAAATTTAAACAGATCAGAGTAGATGTTCAAGTACATACCAATAACAACCTGGGgtcccttttattttattacttgaaAATTAATGAATCTTGTGGTTCATGGGCTACCTCAAGATAACAagttaaacattaaatatatagtGACAAACATACCACCTCTCTTTGGCTGTGGTTAAGGAAAGATGCACgtacacacaaacccacacagcaACAGCACTACTGAGCAGAACTCAAAGAAGTACGTGAGGACCTCACTACAGGAATAATATACCACATCCTCAACAAGATGGGAGACCCCACCCTTATAGCAATGGGTACCACAAAAGGACATACCACAGTGTGCCGAGCCACTGCTACTTCTGCTCTGTGTGGAGGCGCTGCACGTGTGGGCCCCAGGCTGCGCTGGTCCTGCTCGACTTATACTTCTGTGTAACTTTCTACTGGAGAGCTCACCACTGTCACTGTCAGGAAGGGATGGTGTCCGGGGCCTAAAGTGCCGCCATCTACATGATTTGATATCGACTAGTATCTGACTGAGGTCTTTAGAGGAAGGTCTGTCCGAGGTATTGGTTTCTGAGGTATTGGCAAACTGATTGACTGGAGAAGGTTGTGGTGAGGAAAGCATGTCCAGATCCAGGTGGTGAAACATACTGTCATAGTCTGAATGCGCTCTGTCCAGCAAGACCCTGCACAAGGAGCAGACACCAGAGATTACATCACagactttcctctctctcccgaACGCTTTCCCCCAAGCTGAGCAACAGTACACTGGACATTTAAAGTGAGCAAGTTCATCACTGCAGCGTTTGACTCTCACGCTGTGTGCGCACGGCACACGGAGCAGAGCACGGCGTGCACGCAGCAGCCAGAGGACAATTCCcaagagttgcttctctccttccaccaggtgagtgctggggacagaactcaggctgTCACCTTGGTGGCAACCGCTTCttcccactgagtcatcttgttgGCTCTGGTTCTTTTAGCCTCAAAGCTCAATGTTGGACAaagttctttttttcaaattgtcTTTCAACCAAAGCTTTTCTGTGCTTTGtagttccttctctcctccactcCATGCATGAAATACTCTATTTCAGACCCCAGAACCACATCCTGACAAACTGAGGCCATGAGCAGCAAAGTTAAGTGGTCACTGCAGTAGTTACCGTAAGGTTTCCCCAGAACTCAGCGACTCTGGTTGTAGTCTCCTGAACCAAtcctgagtgtgcacacacaagtacacttgTCCTTTCTTGGGATTCTACTCTGTGATAACTCAGGTGCTAAGAAGCTTGGGGAGATAAGAACCCACACGGGCCTGTACGGATTACGCAGTGGGTGAGGACGTTGGGAGTGCAATGGGAACATGTAGACAGCTCTGCTAAGCATAGCAAGCTGGAGCTTCTAGACTCTGTTCACAAGGAGGGCCTCAGTTTAAACTCTGACTCCAATGTCTAAAAAGCATGCTGGTGCAAGGAAAGCAGAAGCGCGTTACCTTCCACCGCGCCCGACCCGTCTTCGTGCAAATCCAAGACACCTCTGGGGTACGGTGAGAGTAGTTAAGCAATATCTATATCGCACATCCCCCAGGCCTCCATCTTTAGGGCTAGTCCAGGGCCAGTTGCCAGTTTGGTCTAAAtgaggctaaaaaaaaaatccaaattattgtattttgtcaGTCTGTCTGTTGTGTGTTGTTTACAGAAAGTCTGACACTTACAGCATAGTACTGACAGCCTGCTTTCCTACGGAAAGCGAAAGGGCCATCAGGGTCattctcttcctcagcttctgaaGAGCCAGACAAAACCTTGAAATAAAGCAACGAGAGGTCAAACATGCGGGTTCTACGTTCCTCTTCTGTGTGCAGAGAGCTGGTCCTCTGTTTACCTGTGACAGAGGCTCTTCGTCTGAGCTGGGGAAGTCGTACTGGTTTAAGTCTTTAGCACTGAAGCCTGGCAGTGCAGCAGGACTTGGCTGCTGGGGCGCGGCAGCAGACGACGGTAAGACTTTGGGCTTCTTCTCATATTTGCGCTTCGGCCGAATAAGATCAGCCTTATCTTGCTGCAACACAGACACGAGTCGGTCACACAGCGAAAGCACACCCCACAACTGCTACCTCTTAACAGCTTGAGTTAATTATTACTCGGGAAGCCAAGTGCTTGAACTATTAAAGGAGGCTCAGGCAACCCCCTGGTGGCCCCCCCTACCCTCAGGGGGTCAGTCTCAGTTTCCCCTAATAATCTACATTTGCTCTGTTCAAAACAAACATTTGCTTAAAAGACTtaaaagtgtatgtgtatgtgcaggtgtctTCAAAAGCCAGAGActgtcagacc is a window of Rattus rattus isolate New Zealand chromosome 14, Rrattus_CSIRO_v1, whole genome shotgun sequence DNA encoding:
- the Epc1 gene encoding enhancer of polycomb homolog 1 isoform X2, with the protein product MEHHLQRAISAQQVYGEKRDNMVIPVPEAESNIAYYESIYPGEFKMPKQLIHIQPFSLDAEQPDYDLDSEDEVFVNKLKKKMDICPVQFEEMIDRLEKGSGQQPVSLQEAKLLLKEDDELIREVYEYWIKKRKTCRGPSLIPSVKQEKRDGSSTNDPYVAFRRRTEKMQTRKNRKNDEASYEKMLKLRRDLSRAVTILEMIKRREKSKRELLHLTLEIMEKRYNLGDYSGEIMSEVMAQRQPVKPTYAIPIIPITNSSQFKHQDVTDAKEFKVNKQDKADLIRPKRKYEKKPKVLPSSAAAPQQPSPAALPGFSAKDLNQYDFPSSDEEPLSQVLSGSSEAEEENDPDGPFAFRRKAGCQYYAPHLDQTGNWPWTSPKDGGLGDVRYRYCLTTLTVPQRCLGFARRRVGRGGRVLLDRAHSDYDSMFHHLDLDMLSSPQPSPVNQFANTSETNTSDRPSSKDLSQILVDIKSCRWRHFRPRTPSLPDSDSGELSSRKLHRSISRAGPAQPGAHTCSASTQSRSSSGSAHCAFTAEQYQQHQQQLALMQQQQLAQTQQQQANSSSSTAAPQGFVSKTLDSASAQFAASALMTSEQLMGFKMKDDVVLGIGVNGVLPASGVYKGLHLSSTTPTALVHTSPSTAGSTLLQPSNITQTSGSHSALSHQVTAANSATTQVLFGNNIRLTVPSSVPTVNSIAPINARHIPRTLSAVPPSALKLAAAANCQVSKVPSSSSVDSVPRENHESEKPALNNIADNTVAMEVT
- the Epc1 gene encoding enhancer of polycomb homolog 1 isoform X3, translated to MSKLSFRARALDASKPLPVFRCEDLPDLHEYASINRAVPQMPTGMEKEEESEHHLQRAISAQQVYGEKRDNMVIPVPEAESNIAYYESIYPGEFKMPKQLIHIQPFSLDAEQPDYDLDSEDEVFVNKLKKKMDICPVQFEEMIDRLEKGSGQQPVSLQEAKLLLKEDDELIREVYEYWIKKRKTCRGPSLIPSVKQEKRDGSSTNDPYVAFRRRTEKMQTRKNRKNDEASYEKMLKLRRDLSRAVTILEMIKRREKSKRELLHLTLEIMEKRYNLGDYSGEIMSEVMAQRQPVKPTYAIPIIPITNSSQFKHQDVTDAKEFKVNKQDKADLIRPKRKYEKKPKVLPSSAAAPQQPSPAALPGFSAKDLNQYDFPSSDEEPLSQVLSGSSEAEEENDPDGPFAFRRKAGCQYYAPHLDQTGNWPWTSPKDGGLGDVRYRYCLTTLTVPQRCLGFARRRVGRGGRVLLDRAHSDYDSMFHHLDLDMLSSPQPSPVNQFANTSETNTSDRPSSKDLSQILVDIKSCRWRHFRPRTPSLPDSDSGELSSRKLHRSISRAGPAQPGAHTCSASTQSRSSSGSAHCAFTAEQYQQHQQQLALMQQQQLAQTQQQQANSSSSTAAPQNLASNQQTRGSGLNVQGLERTLQGFVSKTLDSASAQFAASALMTSEQLMGFKMKDDVVLGIGVNGVLPASGVYKGLHLSSTTPTALVHTSPSTAGSTLLQPSNITQTSGSHSALSHQVTAANSATTQVLFGNNIRLTVPSSVPTVNSIAPINARHIPRTLSAVPPSALKLAAAANCQVSKVPSSSSVDSVPRENHESEKPALNNIADNTVAMEVT
- the Epc1 gene encoding enhancer of polycomb homolog 1 isoform X1 — translated: MSKLSFRARALDASKPLPVFRCEDLPDLHEYASINRAVPQMPTGMEKEEESEHHLQRAISAQQVYGEKRDNMVIPVPEAESNIAYYESIYPGEFKMPKQLIHIQPFSLDAEQPDYDLDSEDEVFVNKLKKKMDICPVQFEEMIDRLEKGSGQQPVSLQEAKLLLKEDDELIREVYEYWIKKRKTCRGPSLIPSVKQEKRDGSSTNDPYVAFRRRTEKMQTRKNRKNDEASYEKMLKLRRDLSRAVTILEMIKRREKSKRELLHLTLEIMEKRYNLGDYSGEIMSEVMAQRQPVKPTYAIPIIPITNSSQFKHQDVTDAKEFKVNKQDKADLIRPKRKYEKKPKVLPSSAAAPQQPSPAALPGFSAKDLNQYDFPSSDEEPLSQVLSGSSEAEEENDPDGPFAFRRKAGCQYYAPHLDQTGNWPWTSPKDGGLGDVRYRYCLTTLTVPQRCLGFARRRVGRGGRVLLDRAHSDYDSMFHHLDLDMLSSPQPSPVNQFANTSETNTSDRPSSKDLSQILVDIKSCRWRHFRPRTPSLPDSDSGELSSRKLHRSISRAGPAQPGAHTCSASTQSRSSSGSAHCAFTAEQYQQHQQQLALMQQQQLAQTQQQQANSSSSTAAPQGFVSKTLDSASAQFAASALMTSEQLMGFKMKDDVVLGIGVNGVLPASGVYKGLHLSSTTPTALVHTSPSTAGSTLLQPSNITQTSGSHSALSHQVTAANSATTQVLFGNNIRLTVPSSVPTVNSIAPINARHIPRTLSAVPPSALKLAAAANCQVSKVPSSSSVDSVPRENHESEKPALNNIADNTVAMEVT